The Pseudomonas multiresinivorans DNA window CGCCAGCGGCCGCTGCACTTCCGCACCCGTGCCGGTGGCCAGGGCCATGGGCACGAAGCCCAGCGAGGCCACCAGCGCGGTCATCAGTACCGGGCGCAAGCGGGTCAGCGCCCCCTCGCGGATCGCCGCGTCGAGGCCACGCCCCTCCTCCCGCAGGCTGCGGATGAAGGAGATCATCACCAGGCCATTGAGTACCGCCACGCCGGACAGCGCGATGAAACCGACGCCTGCCGAGATCGACAGCGGAATATCCCGCAGCCACAGCGCGACCACCCCACCGGTGAGGGCAAAGGGAATCCCGGTGAAAACCACCAGCCCGTCGCGCACGTTGTTGAACATCATCAGCAGCAACGTGAACACCAGCAGCAGCGCCACCGGCACCACGATCTGCAAACGCTGCGCCGCCGACTGCAACTGCTCGAACTGGCCGCCCCAGGTCGTCCAGTAGCCGGCCTGCAGCTTCACCTGCTGCTCGATGTTGCCGCTCGCCTCGGCGACGAACGAACCGATATCCCGCCCGCGCACGTTGGCGCTCACGACCACCAGGCGCTTGCCGTTCTCGCGGCTGACCTGGTTCGGCCCCTGCACCAGTTCCAGGCGTGCCACTTCGCCCAGGGTGATGAAGCCGATGCGCGAATCCGTGGCATTGGCCGGGGCCGGCACCGGGATGAGCATGCGCGACAGGGCGTCGATGTCGCTGCGCAGGCTTTCCGGCAGGCGCACGATCAGGTCGAAGCGGCGGTCGCCCTCGAACAGCGTACCCGCCTCGCGACCACCGATGGCCACGGAGACGTTGTCCTGGATGTCGCCGACATTCAGCCCGTAACGCGCGGCACGCTGGCGGTCGATGTTCACGGTGAGCACCGGCAAGCCGCTGGTCTGCTCGACCTTCACCTCGGACGAGCCCTGCACCTGGCGCAGCACGCCGGCAATCTGCTCGGCGGTCTGGTTCAGGACCTCCATGTCGTCGCCGAAGACCTTCACCGCCACGTCGCTGCGCACCCCGGAAATCAACTCGTTGAAGCGCAGCTGGATCGGTTGCGACAGTTCATAGGCGCTGCCCGGCACGCCATTGGCGGCCTCCTGGATTTCCGCTTCCAGCTGCGCGCGGCTCTTCTTCGGATCGGGCCACTGCTCCTTGGGTTTCAACATCACGTAGGCGTCGGAGATGTTCGGCGGCATCGGGTCGGAGGCGATCTCCGCGGTACCGGTGCGGCTGAACATGCGTTGCACCTCCGGCACCTTGTCCAGCACCTGGCGCTCCAGGGCCTCCTGCATGGCCACCGATTGCGACAGGCTGGTGCCCGGCGTGCGCAGCGATTGCAAGGCGAAGTCGCCCTCGCCCAGGCTGGGCACGAACTCGCTGCCCATGCGGCTGGCCAGCAGGCCGGAGAGCAGCACCAGCACCGCGGCGCAGGAGAACACCAGCGCGCGCCGCGCCATCACCCAGTCCAGCACCGGTTCATAGGCGCGGCGCGCGCCACGCATGAGCAGGTTTTCCTCTTCCTTCACCTTGCCGCTGATGAACAGCGCGATGGCCGCCGGCACGAAGGTCACCGAGAGGATCATCGCGCCCAGCAACGCCAGCACCACGGTGAAGGCCATGGGGTGGAACATTTTTCCCTCGACGCCGGTAAGGGCGAAGATCGGCAGGTACACCACCATGATGATCAATTGCCCGTAGATCAGCGCGCGGCGCGCTTCCTTCGACGCGGCGAAGACTTCGTGCATCCGCTCGCTGCGGGTCAGCAGGCGGCCGTGGTGCTGCTGTGCGTGGGCCAGGCGGCGGATGGCGTTCTCCACTATCACCACGGCGCCATCGACGATGATGCCGAAGTCCAGCGCGCCGAGGCTCATCAGGTTGGCGCTGATGCGGTTGCTGAACATGCCGGTGAAGGTGAACAGCATCGCCAGCGGGATCACCATGGCGGTGATCAGCGCCGCGCGGATATTGCCCAGGAACAGGAAGAGTACCGCCACCACCAGGATCGCGCCCTCGGTGAGGTTGCGCTTGACCGTGGCGATGGCCTTGTCGACCAGTTGCGTACGGTCATAGACGGTCACCGCCTTGACCCCGGCCGGCAGCGTGCGGTTGATCTCGTCCAGCTTGGCCGCGGCGGCCTTGGCGACGGTGCGGCTATTTTCGCCGATCAGCATGAACACCGTGCCGAGCACCACTTCGCGGCCATCCTCGGTGGCGGCGCCGGTGCGCAGCTCGCGGCCCAGGTCGACCTCGGCGACATTGCGCAGGCGGATCGGCGTGCCGTCGACATTGGCCACGACGATGTTGGCGATGTCCTGCAGGCTTCCCACCTGCCCCGGCGCGCGCACCAGCAGCTGCTCGCCGTTGCGCTCGATGTAGCCGGCGCCGACGTTGGCGTTGTTGCGCTCCAGCGCGGCGATCACATCGGCCAGGGTCAGCCGATACGCGGCCAGCCGGCGGGTATCCGGGGCAACCTGGAACTGCTTGGCGAAGCCGCCGATGGTGTTCACCTCGGCCACGCCCGGCACGTTGCGCAATTGCGGCTTTATCACCCAGTCCTGGATCACCCGCAGGTCGGTCGGCGTGTACTCGCTGCCGTCCTCCTTGCGCGCGCCCGGCTCGGCCTCGATGGTCCACAGGAAGATCTCGCCCAGGCCGGTGGAGATCGGCCCCATGGCCGACTCGACGCCCTCGGGGAGTTGCTCGCGCGCCTGCTGCAGGCGTTCGTTGACCAGTTGGCGGGCGAAGAACAGGTCGGTACCGTCCCTGAAGATCACCGTCACCTGCGACAGCCCCGAGCGCGAAATCGAGCGCGTCTGCTGCAGGCCCGGCAAGCCGGCCATGGCGGTTTCCACCGGGTAGGTGATGCGCTGCTCGGTCTCCAGCGGCGTGAAGCCCGGCGCCGAAGTGTTGACCTGCACCTGCACGTTGGTGATGTCGGGCACCGCGTCGATGGGCAGCTTCTGGTAGCTGGCGATACCCAGGCCGGCCATGCCGAGGACGGCGAGCAGCACCAGGTAGCGCTGCTCGATGGCGAAACGAATGATGCGTTCGAACATGCTGGCGCCCCGTCAGTGAGCGTGGGACGCCGAGCTCTTGCCCAGCTCCGACTTGAGAATGAAGCTGCCTTCGGCCGCCACCTGATCACCCGCCGAGAGTCCCGCCAGCACTTCTACCTGGCCGGCGCTGCGCAGCCCAAGGTTGACCGGGCGCGGGTCGAAGCCTTCGGCGTTGCGCACGAATACGCTCGGCTGGCCCTCCACCTCCTGGACGGCCTGCTCCGGCACCGCGACCGGCACCTGGCGTGCCGAGCTGCTGACCCGCACGTTGACGAACAGGCCCGGGCGCCAGGCGCCATCGGGATTGGCCAGGGTCACGCGGGCCACCGCGCTGCGGGTCTGCTCGCCGAGCAGGTTGCCGACGTAACTCACGCGACCGTCGACCTGCATGCCCAGGTCCGCCGCTTCAACCCGTGCCGGCTTGCCCACCTGAACCCGCGCAAGGTCCTGCGGCGCGACACTGAAGCTGGCCCAGACCCGCGACAGATCGGACAGCGTGAACGCCGCCGTGGTCTCGCTGACCACTTCGCCGGGCACCAGGTGCTTCTCCACCACCACGCCATCGAACGGCGCCCGCAGCTCGTAGCGATTGCCGCCGGCGCTGGCCGACACGCCGCTCAAAGCGTTGGTCTTCTGCTGCGCATTGGCCAGGGCGATGCGGGCTTCCTCCAGGTCCTGGCGGGCCTGGAGATAATCCTGCTCGGCGGAGATCTTCTCCTGCCACAGCTCGCGTTCGCGTTCGAAGGTCTTGCTCGCCAGGCTCGCCCGGCGCTGGGCGGCGGCCAGCTCGCTGCGCAACTCGGATACCTGCTGGCTGGCGATCACTGCCAGCAGCTCGCCCTTCTTCACGTTCTGCCCGAGTTCAACCGCCACCGCCTCAACGACTCCCGGCGTGCGCGGTACGACATGGGCAGTGCGGTCCTGGTCGAAGCCGATCTCCCCGGGCAGGCTGAATGCTTCGTCCAGCGCCTTTGGGCCGGCCGTGGCCAGTTGGATACCGGCAGCTTCGATCTGTGCCGGGCTCAGATGCAGGCCTTGCTCTTCGGTTTCGGCTTCCTGGGCGGCGTGATGCTCAGTGTCGGCATGGCTCGCCGCTTCAGCATGACGGGTCGGCGCCGCGCTGTTGTGGTGCTCTCCGTCCGCGTGGGTCGCATCGTCGAGGTGGTTGCCGCCGGTCTGTTCGCTGCCCATCCAGGCATAGGCGCTGACGCCCAGCGCAGAGGCCAGCAGCACGGCGGCGGCGAGAGGGGTTTTGTTGATCATGGAAGCTCCGGGAAATATCCGCCGGCGCCGCGCCGTGGCGCTGGCACCGCAAGGTGATGGAGGGTGCTGAAGAGGTCGTGGACGCACCAATGCACCGGCAGGCCCACGGTCGGCGCAGCGGCAGACGGCGTCAGGGTCACCAGCAGCAGGGCGAGCCAGGCGCGGCGAGCCTTAGCGGGCCGCGCCGACATCGCCGTAGACCCGTTCGATGCGGCCCCAGGCATCGCTGACCTGGGCCAGCGCGCGCAGGTACTGGTCGCGCGCGGTGATGAGGGTGCGTTGGGCGTCGAGTACTTCGAGGAAGCCGAACTTGCCCATCTCGAAACCGCGAGTGGCGCTTTCCACGGCGGTCTGGGCAGTGGGCAGGATGGTCTGGCGGAAGGCGTTCACCTCGCCCTGGGCGGTGCTCCACTGCTGCCAAGCCTGCTGGGTCTCCTGGCGCAGGCGCAGCTCGACGGCGTTGCGCAGGTCGCGAGCCTGGTCGGCCCGGCGCGACTCGGCGAGGATGTTGCCCTGGTTGCGGTCGAACAGCGGCAAGGGCAGGCTCAGGCCGATCGCCGCGATGCGGTCGCGGTTGCCGTCCTCGATGGCCTCCTGGCTGCCCAGGCTGACGTCGAGGTCGGGAATCCGCTGCGTCTTCGCTAAGCGCACGGCGGCTTCGCCTTCATCGATGCGACTCTGCGCCAGGCGCATTTCTGCGCTGTCGCCCAGACGGCGCAACAGCTCTTCGCTGGAGGGCAGGCCGGGCAGTGAACGGCCTGTCTCGCTGCGCACGCCGGTGAAGTCCGGCGAGGCAAGCCCCATCAGGCTGGCCAGCGCCTGGTTGGCGTCGGCGCGGTCGCGGCGGGCGCGATCCTGCTCCAGGCGCACTTCGGCCAGCTGTACCTGGGCGCGATCGGCCTCCAGGGGCGGAGCCTTGCCGGCGCGGACACGCCCGTCAGCCGCGGCCACTCCACGCCGCGCCAGATCGACGGACTGCAGTGCCAGCCGTTCACGTTCCTGGGCGCGCAAGGCCGTGAAGAAGGCTGCGATCACCTCACCGCGTAGCTGGTTGCGCCGGGCCTCCAGGCTCAGCGCAGCGACGGCCTGGCCGCGCTCTGCGAGTTCCACCCGCGCGCCCCGCTTGCCGCCCAGCTCCAGCGGCTGGCTGATGCCCACAGTGGTGGTGCGGTTGCGCGATTCGGTGCCTTCCTGCTCCCAGGACAGCGTCGGGTTGCGCAGCAGGCCGGCCTGCTCGCGCAAGCCCTGGGCGATGCCGATCTCACGGGCGCTGGCGGACAGTTCGGGATTGCCATTGGCCGCAGCCAGCAGTGCCTCCTCGATGCCGATCTCTCGGCTTTGCGTCCAGGCAGGCGACTGCCAGAGCAGCAAGGCGAGCAACCCCGCCCATGGAACGAACCCAGTACGTCTTGCAAACACGGCGAACCTCGCACAATGGAGTCAACTTCGACGGCATGCCGTCATTTCCATCGGCGAATCTAGGGGCGCCTCTCTAGCGACAAGGTGACTGGATAATTACAAACATGTAATTAGTCAGCCGGGGAGTTCTCGTTGTATGTATTTAAAAAGGCCTCGCACCTCTTCCAGGTAACTTCAGGAAACAATTCGCGAAATTCCCGGCAGCCCTGCATTCCCCAGAAAACCCTTCAAGAGCAGTCACCTGCAGAACTTCCCCGGTTTTCTGAATAACGCCGAATACAACACCGCCACGATTGACCCTGAAGTCGCTACAGCTTCTAGACTGCGCGCGCTTTACAGGGCTCGGCGAACTTTCCTGTGTCCCTGGCATTATTTCTCACGCAATTACCGAGTAACTATTCATGAAAATCCTGCTCATCGAGGACGACCACAAGACGGCCGATTATCTGCAACAGGGGCTGAGCGAAAGCGGCTATGTGGTCGACCGCGCCGATAACGGCGTCGATGGCCTGCACCTGGCCCGGCAGTGCGCCTACGACCTGGTCATCCTCGATGTGAACCTGCCGCAGATGGATGGCTGGGACGTACTCGCCAGCCTGCGCCAGCACAGCGATATCCGCGTGATGATGCTCACCGCCCGCGGGCGCCTCACCGAACGGGTGAAAGGCTTCGACCTGGGCGCCGACGACTACCTGCTCAAGCCCTTCGAGTTCCCCGAACTGCTCGCCCGCGTGCGCTCGCTGATGCGCCGCAGCGAACGCATCGACCAGCCCCAGGTGCTGGAGATCGGCGGGCTGGAGCTTGACCCCGGCCGCCACCGCGCCTACCGCGACAGCCGCCGGATAGACCTGACCAGCAAGGAGTTCGCCCTGCTGCACCTGCTGATGAGCCGCAGCGGCGAGGTACTCTCGCGCACACAGATCATCTCGCTGGTCTGGGACATGAATTTCGACTGCGATACCAACGTGGTGGAAGTCACCATCCGCCGCCTGCGGGCGAAGATCGACGACCCCTTCGCCGACAAGCTGATCCACACCCTGCGCGGGGTCGGCTACGTGCTGGAAGCGCGCGCATGAAGCCGGCCAGCCTGTCGCTGCGCATCGGCCTGTGGGTCGGCGTACTGGGTTCGGTGCTGATGGTCCTGTTGCTCACCCTGGCCTACCTCGCCCTCGACCACCAATTGGACCAGCGCGCCCACCGTGAGCTGGAAGACAAGCTCGGGCAGCTGCGTCACGCGCTGGACGCAGACCCCGGCCTGGCCGCCCTGCCCTTGCGCGGCCATGCCCTGCAGGACCAACTGATGGGCCACGACAACCTGAGCGCCGCGCTGCTCGACGAGCAACGCGGGCAGCCCGCGCTATTCAGCAGCGGGCCGACGGGCGACGCAGCGGCGCTCGATGAGTTCGCCGGCAGTGGCCGCGCCTTCGGCTGGACCTCGGAGGACGGTCGCCGCCTGCTGACCGAGCGGGGCCTGGTCCGCTTGCGCGACGGCAATACCCTGCGGGTGTTCCTGACCCTGGATCGGCGCGACGACGATGCCCTGCTCGGCGCCTTCCTGCGCTCGGCCTGGCTGGCGGTACCGCCGCTGCTGCTGCTCATCGCCCTGGGCGCACGCCTGGTGGCCAAGCGCGGCCTGCAACCCTTGCGGCAGTTCGGCCAGGTAGCCTCGCTGGTCACCACCCAGGACCTCAGCCACCGCATTCCCGTGCAGGACCTGCCACGGGAACTGGGCAAGGCCGCACGGGCGCTGAACCTGATGCTGCACCGGCTGGACGGCGGCGTGCAGCAGCTCACGCAGTTCTCCGACGACATCGCCCACGAGCTGCGCTCGCCCATCGGCAATCTGCTGGGCAAGGCGCAGGTGACGCTGTCGCGGCCGCGGGAAAAGGAAGAGTACGAAGCGGTGCTGGCCGCCAGTACCGAGGAGCTGGAACGGGTCGGCCGGATCGTCAGCGACATGCTGTTCCTCGCCCAGGTCAGCCACCCGCGCGCGCTGTTGCCGCAGGAGCCGGTGCAGCTGGAGGAGGAAGCGGCGAAGGTCGCCGAGCTGTTCGATTTCAGCGCCGAGGAAAGGTCGTTGCGCATCGCCATCGAGGGGCATGGGCAGGTCGTGGGCGACCGCCTGATGATCCAGCGCGCCATTTCCAACCTGCTCTCCAACGCCATCCGCCACACGCCCGAGGGCGAATGCATCAGCGTGCAGGTGCGGGACGATGGCGCAGCAGTGACGCTAGAGGTGCAGAACCCCGGAACGGGCATTGCCGCCGAGCACCTGCCGCACCTGTTCGAGCGCTTCTACCGGGTGGACAAGGGCCGCTCGCGAGCGCAGGGCGGCACGGGCCTGGGGCTGGCCATCGTGCGATCGATCATGGAGCTGCACCTGGGCGCGGCCAGCGCGCAGAGTTCGGAGGAAGGGCCGACGCGCTTCCTCCTGAAATTCCCCGCCTCGCCGGACTGAATCAGCGGGTAGCACGGCAGGCGACGCGCTCGGTGCGGTACTCGATGGCCTGCTCCTCGCCGAAAGAATCCTTGTAGCGCAGTTGCACCGGAACCACGCCGCAGTCGGTGCTCATCGGCGTCACCGCCACGACTTCGGCGATATCCAGGTTCATCCCGTAGGTGTACTGCTTCGCCTCGGCGATCTGTGTCGGCGACGGCGCGCCCTCGCGAGCCTGCATGGCTTGCTGGCGGGCCTGCTCCATGCGGGCGAAGGTGATGTCGCCGCCACCGTCGGCCAGCGCCAGGGAGGAAGTGCCCAGCAGGGCGGTGGTCAGGAGGAAGCGGGAGAGTTGCATGGCAGTCACCTCATGGGTGGTTGAAAGTGACTCCACCTTACGAGGCCGCCGCTAACGGGAAGCTGAGGCACGGATGACGATTCGGTTATCCAGCCGACACCGCCGTTGACCTTGCCCCAGGGGAAGGTTCTAAACTGCGCGGCATGATTCGTCGCCTGCGGCTCTTCATCATCCTGTTGCTCAGCCTTGCGCTTCCCCTCACCGGGATGGCGGGCTTCGAGGCGCCGGCCGAACCCTGCCCGATGCAGGAACAGGGCATGAGCCAGATGGCCGGCATGGACCAGGATTGCTGCCAGGACGCGGGCAAGATGACCCCGCACGGCAAGAAGGCCTGCAAGACCGGCCAGGAGTGCAAGACCAGCAGCCTGCTCCAGGTCAGCCTCCTGAGCGCCCCGCACCACCCTGTCGCACCGCAGACTCCATCCCGCTACAACCACCTCTTGCTCAGCCAGGCGCCCGCCGATCTCTGGCGACCTCCCTGCGCCTGATTCCTCTCCCGACCTGAACCCCGCCCGCGGCCCTGAAGGCTGCCGGGTGGCTTGCGCCCGTGCGCTGGTTTTCCAGAGGAATCCCCATCGTGACCCACGTCCGACTCCACTCGGGCTGGCTGCTGCTCGCGCTGCTGTCCAGCCTGCCCGCCCAGGGTGCGTCCCTGTCGCTGGACGACGCCCTGTTGCTGGCCGAACGCAACGCCCCTTCCCTGCTCGCCGAGAGCGAAAAAGTCGCGGCGGCCAAAAACGCCGCCATTCCGGCCGGGGAATTGCCCGACCCCAAGCTCAACCTCGGCCTGCAGAACATCCCCATCGAGGGGCAGGAGCGCTGGACCACCCAGCGCGACAACATGAGCATGCAGATGGTCGGCCTGATGCAGGAGGTGCCCAATCGCGACAAGCGCAGGGCCCGCATCGAGACCGCCCAGGCCGCTGTCGAACGCGCCGACGCCGAAGCCGGCGTGGAGCGCCTGAAGGTCCACAACGCCCTCGCGCAGGCCTGGATCGCGGCCTACACGCTGCAACGCAAGCTGGCGATGTTCGATGATTTCTACCGCGAAAACCGGCTGCTTGACGCGAGCGTCCGCGCTCGCCTGGCCAGTGGCGGCGCCAGCACCGTGGACGCGGTGCTGCCGCGCCAGGAAGCCGCGCTGCTGGATGAACGCAAGGACGATCTGCTGAGCCAGCAGGCCCGGGCCCGCGCGACGCTCAAGCGCTGGATCGGCCAGGACGCGCCGCAGACACTCAGCGGAGACTTCCCGCGCTGGTCGATCGAAGCCCCCCACTACCTGCAGGCGCTGCACCAGCACCCGGAGCTCGCCGCCTACGGGCCGATGACCCGCGAGGCCGAAGCGCTGGTCCGCGAAGCCGTAGCGGAGAAGAAGCCGGACTGGAGCTGGGAGGTGGACTACCAGCGCCGTGGCCGCGAATTCGGCGACATGATGACACTGCAGGTCAGCTTCGACCTGCCGCTGTTCAGCGGTACCCGCCAGGACCCGAAGATCGCCGCCCGCCGTGCGCAGGTTCGCCAGCTGGATGCCGAGCGCGAGGCCCAGGCCCGCGAGCATGAGCAACAACTGGAGGAGGGCCTGGCCGAGTACCGGCGCCTGCAGCGCGCCGTCGAACGCAGCAGCGGCACGCTGGTGCCGCTGGCCGAGGAGAAGGCAAGCCTGGCCACCGCCGGCTATCGCGCTGGCAAGCTCCAGCTCGACGAGGTGCTCGGTGCGCGCCAGCAACTGATCGAGGCGCGGCTCCGGCAGCTCGACCTGCTGGGCTCCCTGGCGCAGGTCGCGGCACGCCTCTATTTCACCTACGAGGAGGCACACGCATGAGTCGGCTTCCCGTGAAGACATCCACACTGCTGCTCCTCGCACTGGCCACGGGCGCTGCTGGCGGCTACTGGTTCGCCCAGTGGCCACCGGCCCCGGTGCCAGAAACCGGCGGTGCAGCCTCGCAGCGCAAAGCGCTCTACTGGTACGACCCGATGGTCCCGCAGCAGCGCTTCGATGCTCCGGGCAAGTCGCCGTTCATGGACATGCAACTGGTGCCCCGTTACGCCGACGATGACAGCACCAGCGGTCCGCCGGCGGTCCACCTCGAACCGGGCATCCAGCAGAACCTCGGCGTGCGCCTGGCCTCGGTCAGCCGCGGCAGGCTCGATCGAAAGCTGCAGGTCACCGGCCTGCTGACCTTCAATGACCGCGACGTGGCGGTGCTCCAGGCGCGTGCCGGCGGCTTCGTCGAACGCACCTACGCCCTGGCGCCCGGTGACGTGGTAAAGGCCGGGGCGCCGGTGGCCGACATCCTGGTGCCGGAGTGGGCCGGACTGCAGGAGGAATACCTTGCCCTGCAGGCCATGCCGGACCAAAGCTTGCGCGAAGCGGCGCGGCAGCGCCTGCTGCTGGCGGGGATGCCGCCCGCGCTGGTCGCCCAGGTCGCGCGCAGTGGTCGGGCGCGCCCGGTGATCACGCTCGGTTCGCCCATCTCCGGGGTGATCCGCGAGCTGGATGTACGCACCGGCATGGCCCTGCCCGCCGGGGCACCGCTGGCGCGGATCAACGGCCTCGGACAGGTCTGGCTGGAAGCGGCGGTACCGGAGACTCAGGCCGCTGGCCTGAAGATCGGCCAGCCGGTCACCGCTCGCCTGCCGGCATTCCCGGATCGTCCGGTGACGGGCACCCTGGCCAGCATCCTGCCGGAGAACGACCAGCAGAGCCGCACCCTGCGCCTGCGCATCGAACTGCCCAACCCGGATGGCCAACTGCGCCCGGGGATGACCGTGGAGGTCAGCCTCGATCTCGCTGGCGAGTCCGACGTCCTGCAGATTCCCAGCGAAGCAGTGATTCGCACCGGCAAGCGCAACCTGGTGATGCTCGCCGAGGACCAGGGTCGCTTCCGCCCGGTTGAGGTGCGCCTCGGGCAGGAGAACGCCGGCCTGGTGGCTGTGCTCCAGGGCCTGGAGGAAGGTCAGCGGGTGGTTGCTTCCGGGCAGTTCCTGATCGATTCGGAAGCCAGCCTGAAAGGCATCGAAGCCCGCACGGAAGACGTGCCCGTCACAAAGGCAAACGCGCCCGCGCTGCATGAAGCCGAAGGCAGGATCGTGGCCATCGACGCCCAGGGGATGACGATCAGCCACGGCCCCTTCAACACCCTGGGCATGCCTGGCATGACCATGACCTTCCCCCTGGCCCGAGCCGGGCTGGCGGACGGGCTGAAGGTCGGCGAGCGCATCCGCTTCGAAGTCAGCCAGGGCGATGCCGGGCTGGTGATCGAACAGGTGAGCCGGCAGGAGGCGCAGCCATGATCGCGAAGCTGATCCGCTGGTCGGTGGCCAATCGCCTGCTGGTGCTGCTGGCCACCCTGTTCATCGTCGCCTGGGGCCTCTGGTCGCTGCGCAGCACGCCGATCGACGCGCTGCCGGACCTCTCCGACGTCCAGGTGATCATCCGCACCAGCTATCCGGGGCAAGCGCCGCAGATCGTTGAAAACCAGGTCACCTACCCGTTGGCGACCACGATGCTGTCGGTGCCGGGAGCGAAGACCGTGCGCGGTTTTTCCTCCTTCGGCGACAGCTTCGTCTATGTACTGTTCGACGACGGCACCGACCTCTACTGGGCCCGCTCGCGGGTGCTGGAATACCTGAATCAGGTGCAGTCGCGCCTGCCACCCACGGCGAAGCCGGCGCTTGGGCCGGACGCCACCGGGGTCGGCTGGATCTACCAGTACGCCCTGGTGGACCGTACGGGGCGGCATGACCTGGCCCAGCTGCGAGGGCTGCAGGACTGGTTCCTGAAGTACGAGCTGAAGACAGTGCCGGACGTGGCCGAAGTCGCCACAGTGGGCGGCAT harbors:
- a CDS encoding efflux RND transporter periplasmic adaptor subunit, producing MSRLPVKTSTLLLLALATGAAGGYWFAQWPPAPVPETGGAASQRKALYWYDPMVPQQRFDAPGKSPFMDMQLVPRYADDDSTSGPPAVHLEPGIQQNLGVRLASVSRGRLDRKLQVTGLLTFNDRDVAVLQARAGGFVERTYALAPGDVVKAGAPVADILVPEWAGLQEEYLALQAMPDQSLREAARQRLLLAGMPPALVAQVARSGRARPVITLGSPISGVIRELDVRTGMALPAGAPLARINGLGQVWLEAAVPETQAAGLKIGQPVTARLPAFPDRPVTGTLASILPENDQQSRTLRLRIELPNPDGQLRPGMTVEVSLDLAGESDVLQIPSEAVIRTGKRNLVMLAEDQGRFRPVEVRLGQENAGLVAVLQGLEEGQRVVASGQFLIDSEASLKGIEARTEDVPVTKANAPALHEAEGRIVAIDAQGMTISHGPFNTLGMPGMTMTFPLARAGLADGLKVGERIRFEVSQGDAGLVIEQVSRQEAQP